In the genome of Chryseobacterium arthrosphaerae, one region contains:
- a CDS encoding MvdD family ATP-grasp ribosomal peptide maturase yields MNKILIITHTADNFSIEKVTEYIEQNNCEVIRFDVDLYPLKNKLSTVFQDGEWISILETPETQHRLDDISAIWYRRAYNIGNGLKEEIESKFYGAAMGEIRNTLFGFFEAVDAYSLGKPAVYRRLDSKEEQLKIASKIGLTIPETCLTNNPEEAKKFILKHQNVVAKMQTGFAIYEDGVENVVFTNVVSEDKLEQLDSLLYCPMQFQKMIQKKKELRITIVGRDVYAFEIDSQKYEDAKIDWRKDGINLIDKWDRIELPADVEAKLLELLDVYHVDYGAIDMIVSPEDEYYFIEINAAGEFFWLDNLTEGNLISKSIADVLCDKAPRRNNMVLV; encoded by the coding sequence ATGAATAAAATTTTAATTATCACTCATACTGCAGATAATTTTTCAATTGAAAAAGTAACAGAATACATTGAACAGAATAACTGTGAGGTTATCCGTTTTGATGTGGATCTATACCCTTTAAAAAATAAACTGTCAACTGTTTTCCAGGATGGAGAATGGATCAGTATTCTTGAAACACCGGAGACACAACATCGCTTAGACGACATTTCTGCCATCTGGTACAGAAGGGCTTACAACATCGGAAACGGCCTGAAAGAAGAAATAGAATCTAAATTTTACGGAGCTGCAATGGGCGAAATCCGGAATACCCTTTTCGGTTTCTTCGAAGCAGTGGATGCTTATTCATTAGGTAAACCTGCAGTGTACAGAAGGCTCGACAGTAAGGAAGAACAATTGAAAATTGCCAGCAAAATAGGATTGACCATTCCGGAAACCTGCCTGACCAATAATCCTGAAGAAGCAAAGAAGTTTATCCTGAAACACCAGAATGTGGTAGCTAAAATGCAGACAGGCTTTGCGATCTATGAAGATGGAGTGGAAAATGTGGTCTTTACCAATGTGGTGAGCGAAGATAAGCTGGAACAGCTGGATTCTCTTCTTTACTGTCCGATGCAGTTCCAGAAAATGATCCAGAAGAAAAAAGAGCTTCGTATTACGATTGTAGGAAGAGATGTCTATGCATTTGAAATTGACTCCCAGAAGTATGAAGATGCTAAAATAGACTGGAGAAAAGATGGAATCAATCTGATCGATAAATGGGACAGAATAGAGCTTCCTGCAGATGTGGAAGCAAAATTACTGGAACTTTTAGATGTTTATCACGTGGATTATGGAGCCATTGATATGATTGTATCTCCTGAAGATGAGTATTATTTCATCGAGATCAATGCGGCCGGTGAATTCTTCTGGCTGGATAATCTTACAGAAGGAAACCTTATTTCGAAAAGTATTGCAGATGTTCTCTGTGACAAAGCACCAAGAAGAAACAATATGGTGCTGGTTTAA
- a CDS encoding GNAT family N-acetyltransferase, producing MKLETERLILKEVDESYTEDILKIRSNPYINQYVKRNSPQNNYEALEFILHIKNKIRNGDMLFWGISFKDQRNLVGTICIWNFSDDRKTAEVGYELLPDYHKKRIMSEALNRVLQYGFDELNLQKILAYTHQFNEASQSLLLKHRFISEEGMKDNNNPENVIFSLNRI from the coding sequence ATGAAACTTGAAACAGAACGGCTGATCCTGAAAGAAGTTGATGAAAGTTATACTGAAGATATACTGAAGATCAGGAGTAATCCTTATATCAATCAATATGTAAAAAGAAACTCGCCCCAAAATAATTACGAAGCACTGGAGTTTATTCTTCATATCAAAAATAAAATACGGAACGGTGATATGCTGTTTTGGGGAATTTCCTTTAAAGATCAAAGAAATCTTGTAGGAACAATTTGTATATGGAATTTCTCAGATGACAGAAAAACAGCTGAAGTGGGGTATGAACTCCTGCCGGACTATCATAAAAAAAGGATCATGAGCGAAGCTTTGAATAGGGTTTTACAATATGGTTTTGATGAGCTCAACTTACAAAAGATTCTGGCTTATACCCACCAATTCAATGAAGCATCACAGTCATTGCTGTTGAAACATCGTTTTATTTCAGAAGAAGGTATGAAAGATAATAACAACCCTGAAAATGTTATCTTCAGTTTAAACAGGATATGA
- a CDS encoding microviridin/marinostatin family tricyclic proteinase inhibitor gives MENKNSKKKPFFASFLEKQIKDPETVKGGTDVSIPERDVITKPAIDVVTSPKDDMMHTLKYPSDGDDDVIILPL, from the coding sequence ATGGAAAACAAAAATTCAAAAAAGAAACCATTTTTTGCCTCTTTCCTTGAAAAGCAAATTAAGGACCCTGAAACTGTAAAAGGAGGTACTGATGTATCAATTCCTGAAAGAGACGTGATTACTAAGCCGGCAATAGATGTCGTAACTTCTCCTAAAGATGATATGATGCATACGCTCAAATATCCTTCTGACGGTGATGATGATGTTATTATTCTTCCACTATAG
- a CDS encoding DUF456 domain-containing protein: protein MDTTIINILCLILLFVGILGTFLPVLPGLLLSICGLLIYKFGTDADLPMIYVWAFGILTAISAVLSYVIPAKTNRKYGGTRWGSIGSVVGTIVGIFIPIPLGFLIGMFAGVFIGELLHDSKDMNKALQSTKGALIGFIYGTGFSFVVGVAMFLVVLLDMLNVI from the coding sequence ATGGATACAACGATTATTAATATACTTTGTCTTATTTTACTGTTTGTCGGGATACTGGGGACATTCCTTCCCGTCTTACCGGGACTTCTGCTGAGTATCTGCGGACTTCTGATCTATAAGTTCGGGACAGATGCAGACCTTCCGATGATCTATGTATGGGCTTTCGGGATCCTTACTGCCATATCAGCCGTTTTAAGCTATGTGATTCCGGCAAAGACCAACAGAAAGTATGGAGGAACCCGCTGGGGAAGTATCGGCTCAGTAGTTGGAACTATTGTAGGGATATTCATTCCTATTCCATTAGGCTTTCTGATCGGGATGTTTGCCGGTGTTTTTATTGGTGAGCTGCTTCATGACAGCAAGGATATGAATAAGGCTCTTCAGTCTACTAAAGGAGCTCTGATCGGGTTCATCTATGGAACAGGATTCAGTTTTGTTGTAGGAGTGGCAATGTTTTTGGTAGTACTTCTTGATATGCTTAATGTTATTTAA
- a CDS encoding HD domain-containing protein has protein sequence MKIQKEIDFILAVDALKNVQRRNYNADDTRRENTAEHSWQIIILAQILYPYAKNRADIDLLRVIRMLSIHDLVEIEAGDTFLFDEKAMVGKFEREKASAQKIFGILDEPLRTEFFNLWLEFEEEKTPDAIFACSIDRIMPFILNSHTSGKSWTEAGVTEKQIRNMLENAITRASDEMGEAFELLLNRSLETEKVLK, from the coding sequence ATGAAGATACAGAAAGAGATTGATTTTATTCTGGCCGTAGATGCCCTGAAGAACGTGCAAAGAAGAAATTATAATGCAGATGACACCAGAAGAGAGAATACGGCTGAACACTCATGGCAGATCATTATCCTGGCACAGATCCTTTATCCTTATGCTAAAAACCGGGCAGATATCGATCTTTTAAGGGTGATCAGAATGCTTTCTATTCATGATCTGGTAGAAATTGAAGCAGGAGATACATTCCTTTTTGATGAAAAAGCCATGGTAGGAAAGTTTGAGCGTGAAAAAGCCTCAGCACAAAAGATCTTCGGAATCCTGGATGAGCCTCTACGCACAGAATTCTTTAATCTGTGGCTTGAATTTGAAGAAGAAAAAACACCGGATGCTATTTTTGCCTGTTCCATTGACAGGATCATGCCGTTTATCCTGAACTCCCATACCTCAGGAAAAAGCTGGACAGAAGCTGGCGTTACCGAAAAACAAATCAGAAATATGCTTGAAAATGCCATTACCAGAGCTTCCGATGAAATGGGAGAGGCTTTTGAGTTGTTGCTGAACAGAAGCCTGGAAACTGAAAAGGTTTTGAAGTAA
- a CDS encoding alpha/beta fold hydrolase, with protein MVENMEILNSKIFGEGLTATPLLVFHGLFGMLDNWGSFGKDLGEYLPVHLIDLRNHGRSFHSEGMSHDDLADDIARYMDHYGIQKAHVLGHSLGGKAVMQFAIRYPEKVEKLIVVDISPKAYPPHHQGIIKALESVDFNTVSSRNEVEEVLNQYIPEKSTIQFLTKNLYWDENKKLNWRFNLKTLSEKYTEFVSNAIKFGVFEGDTLFIAGAKSNYILPQDEFGIRQQFPKAKVVTVKNAGHWVQAENPVDFANVVKEFLGLN; from the coding sequence ATGGTAGAAAATATGGAAATTTTAAATTCAAAAATATTTGGCGAAGGCTTAACAGCTACACCGCTTCTGGTATTCCACGGGTTGTTTGGAATGCTTGATAACTGGGGAAGTTTCGGGAAAGACCTGGGAGAATATCTCCCTGTACATCTGATTGACCTGAGAAACCATGGAAGAAGCTTCCATTCTGAAGGGATGTCTCATGATGATCTGGCGGATGACATTGCCCGTTATATGGATCATTATGGCATTCAGAAGGCCCATGTTTTGGGACATTCTTTAGGCGGGAAGGCTGTAATGCAGTTCGCCATCAGATATCCGGAGAAGGTTGAGAAGCTGATCGTAGTAGATATTTCGCCAAAAGCATATCCTCCTCATCATCAGGGGATCATAAAAGCACTGGAAAGTGTAGATTTTAATACGGTAAGTTCAAGGAACGAAGTGGAAGAGGTCCTGAATCAGTATATCCCGGAAAAATCAACCATACAGTTTTTAACCAAAAACTTATATTGGGATGAAAATAAAAAGCTGAATTGGAGATTTAACCTTAAAACATTATCTGAAAAATATACAGAATTTGTATCCAATGCCATTAAATTCGGTGTTTTTGAAGGAGATACATTATTCATTGCAGGGGCAAAATCGAATTATATTCTGCCACAGGATGAATTTGGCATCAGACAACAGTTCCCGAAAGCTAAAGTAGTAACCGTGAAAAATGCAGGCCACTGGGTGCAGGCTGAGAATCCGGTTGATTTTGCTAATGTAGTGAAGGAGTTTTTGGGATTAAATTAA
- a CDS encoding acyl-CoA thioesterase, which yields MTTEERIEAAETRIFKAVFPNTTNHYDTLFGGTAMQLMDEVAFIAATRFARKRVVTVSSDKIDFKKPIPAGTIVELIGRVSYVGKTSMKVSVEIYTEQMYSYEREKAIVGDFTFVAIDEFKKPIQIL from the coding sequence ATGACTACAGAAGAAAGAATTGAAGCTGCCGAAACCAGAATTTTTAAAGCGGTTTTCCCAAACACTACCAACCATTATGATACTCTTTTCGGAGGTACAGCCATGCAGCTGATGGATGAAGTAGCCTTTATTGCAGCTACCCGTTTTGCAAGAAAGAGAGTAGTAACCGTAAGCAGTGACAAGATCGATTTTAAAAAACCTATTCCTGCCGGAACGATTGTAGAACTGATCGGAAGAGTTTCATACGTTGGAAAGACCAGTATGAAAGTAAGTGTAGAGATCTATACAGAGCAGATGTATTCCTATGAAAGAGAAAAGGCTATTGTAGGTGACTTTACTTTTGTTGCCATCGATGAATTCAAAAAACCAATTCAGATTTTATAA
- a CDS encoding mechanosensitive ion channel family protein has translation MNDQLQETKNFIQELSEQLYIYITRISPSGLDWIFHIIVKLSLLLVLLLITDFIFKFIINFVFRLFHNEEKFPILKSIYQSKITNSVAHFAALIVVGSIQGSIFPENALPKTTVFIIRCINLGLVLILAGMLYRSLTAFRNYFSIKQDFYKIMALNAISETVKILGLFIFTVVGICVIFGIKGTTIVGSLGAITAVLVLVFRDTILGFVTGLHVATSKNLKVGDWVSIPKYSIEGNITEINLLTTKITNFDKTVSTIPTYDLMTTEIKNMQVMSESNTRRIKKSIYFNINSFKFLTDEDIERLKEINLISDYLEERTTEIRKEKESLEHKDKIVNGRQLTNIGVFRYYAQMYIENDPDIDKNGTRMVRQLDITPQGLPLEVYCFTNDSQWVRFEQIQADIFDHLLVASKEFELQVMQVSVKV, from the coding sequence ATGAATGACCAGTTACAAGAAACCAAAAACTTTATACAGGAGCTGAGTGAGCAGCTTTATATTTATATCACCCGGATTTCACCATCCGGACTGGACTGGATTTTTCATATCATTGTAAAACTGAGCTTACTGCTTGTTTTGCTGCTGATCACAGATTTTATTTTTAAGTTTATCATCAATTTTGTGTTCAGGCTCTTTCATAATGAAGAGAAATTTCCCATCCTGAAGTCCATTTACCAGTCTAAAATTACCAACTCTGTAGCTCATTTTGCAGCCCTGATTGTGGTAGGATCAATACAGGGATCCATTTTTCCTGAAAATGCCTTGCCGAAAACGACTGTTTTTATCATAAGATGTATCAATCTCGGTCTGGTACTGATTCTTGCCGGAATGCTTTACAGATCGCTGACTGCCTTCAGGAATTATTTCAGCATAAAGCAGGATTTCTATAAAATCATGGCGCTCAATGCCATTTCGGAAACGGTAAAAATCTTAGGACTTTTCATATTTACCGTAGTTGGGATCTGTGTGATCTTCGGAATTAAAGGAACCACTATTGTGGGGAGTTTGGGGGCAATTACAGCGGTGCTGGTACTTGTTTTCAGGGATACCATCCTTGGATTTGTAACCGGTCTGCACGTGGCCACTTCCAAAAATTTAAAAGTAGGAGATTGGGTAAGCATACCCAAATACAGTATTGAAGGAAATATCACGGAAATTAACCTGCTGACTACCAAAATTACCAATTTTGACAAAACGGTTTCTACGATTCCTACGTATGATCTGATGACCACAGAGATCAAAAATATGCAGGTGATGTCTGAATCCAATACCAGAAGAATAAAGAAATCGATCTATTTTAATATCAATTCCTTTAAGTTTCTCACCGATGAGGATATTGAACGTTTAAAGGAAATCAATCTCATTTCAGATTATCTTGAAGAGAGAACTACAGAAATCAGAAAAGAAAAAGAAAGTCTGGAACATAAAGATAAAATTGTGAACGGAAGACAGCTTACCAATATCGGGGTTTTCAGGTATTATGCACAAATGTATATTGAAAATGATCCTGATATAGACAAGAACGGTACCCGGATGGTCCGCCAGCTGGATATTACGCCGCAAGGCTTACCTCTTGAGGTGTATTGTTTTACCAATGATTCCCAATGGGTGCGTTTTGAGCAGATTCAGGCTGATATTTTTGACCATTTGCTGGTAGCTTCTAAAGAATTTGAGCTTCAGGTGATGCAGGTCAGCGTAAAAGTGTAG
- a CDS encoding MvdC/MvdD family ATP grasp protein: MILCITHSQDFYNIEIFFEYLSSKNIPYFRLNSDRLNHFQKISINENSFELTDESGNTVHSDDIKGVWHRKAWRISVPEELDEDYVKIFLNEYGNLRYNLITTLEDIPWINPYENEKKVDGNKMHQLKVAQKNNLTVPKTIYSNDDEKITAFFHQYCDGKAIAKLHGVTAKTMSGENMISTTVIEEETLEHLSDIAYCPMIFQPYIDKEYELRIVYVDGEFFTGMINNSENADWRIAREGYFWSAYELPDPVRKNLTSMMKEMGLYIGAIDMIKGKDGQYYFLEVNPQGEWGMLQKELGFPIAERIADNLIKRINFHE; this comes from the coding sequence ATGATTCTCTGTATCACCCATTCACAGGACTTTTATAATATCGAAATCTTTTTCGAATACCTTTCTTCCAAAAATATTCCTTATTTCAGACTGAATTCTGACCGCCTGAATCATTTTCAGAAAATCAGTATCAATGAAAATTCGTTTGAACTTACCGACGAGTCCGGAAATACAGTTCATTCTGATGATATCAAAGGAGTGTGGCACAGGAAAGCTTGGAGGATAAGCGTTCCGGAAGAGCTGGACGAGGATTATGTAAAGATATTTCTGAATGAATATGGAAATCTCCGATACAATCTGATCACTACTCTGGAAGATATTCCCTGGATCAATCCTTATGAAAATGAAAAAAAGGTTGACGGCAATAAGATGCATCAGCTGAAAGTGGCCCAAAAAAACAATTTAACGGTTCCCAAAACCATTTATTCCAATGATGATGAGAAAATAACAGCATTTTTTCATCAGTACTGTGATGGGAAGGCGATTGCCAAGCTTCATGGCGTGACGGCAAAAACAATGAGTGGTGAGAATATGATCTCTACGACTGTTATTGAAGAAGAAACTTTGGAGCATCTTTCGGATATTGCATACTGCCCAATGATTTTTCAGCCTTATATTGATAAAGAATATGAATTGCGAATTGTCTATGTAGACGGTGAATTTTTCACAGGAATGATCAATAACAGTGAAAACGCAGATTGGAGAATAGCCCGGGAAGGCTATTTCTGGTCGGCTTATGAGCTCCCTGATCCTGTCAGAAAGAATCTGACTTCCATGATGAAAGAAATGGGACTCTACATCGGGGCTATCGATATGATCAAAGGAAAAGACGGACAATATTACTTCCTTGAAGTCAATCCACAGGGTGAGTGGGGAATGCTGCAAAAAGAGCTTGGTTTTCCCATAGCAGAAAGAATTGCCGATAATCTTATCAAAAGAATTAATTTCCATGAATAA
- a CDS encoding pyridoxine 5'-phosphate synthase, with translation MTKLSVNINKIATLRNARGGETPSVTEAAVKIQEFGGQGITIHPRPDERHITRKDVYDLKPLVTTEFNIEGNPHQSFIDMVLEVKPEQVTLVPDADDAITSNAGWDTRKHQDYLTDIISEFKKTGIRTSIFLDPLPELVEYAAKTGADRIELYTEAYAKNYLINKEEAIKPYYDTAVAATQFGLGINAGHDLSLDNLKYFADTIPNLLEVSIGHALISEALYMGLENTVQAYLKRLAKW, from the coding sequence ATGACAAAACTAAGCGTAAACATTAATAAAATTGCGACGTTACGAAATGCAAGAGGAGGTGAAACACCAAGCGTTACAGAAGCAGCTGTAAAAATTCAGGAATTCGGAGGGCAGGGGATCACCATCCATCCCAGACCTGATGAAAGGCATATTACAAGAAAAGATGTCTATGACCTGAAGCCTTTGGTTACGACTGAGTTTAATATTGAAGGAAATCCTCACCAGAGCTTTATTGATATGGTGCTGGAAGTGAAACCTGAGCAGGTAACCCTGGTTCCGGATGCAGATGACGCCATTACTTCCAATGCAGGATGGGATACAAGAAAGCATCAGGATTATCTTACAGACATCATTTCAGAATTTAAAAAGACAGGAATTCGTACCTCGATCTTTTTAGATCCTTTGCCGGAATTGGTAGAATATGCTGCGAAAACAGGAGCAGACAGAATCGAGCTCTACACGGAAGCGTATGCAAAAAACTATCTTATCAATAAAGAAGAGGCGATAAAACCTTATTATGATACAGCTGTAGCTGCTACTCAGTTCGGATTAGGTATCAATGCAGGGCATGATTTAAGCTTGGATAATTTAAAATATTTTGCGGATACTATTCCGAATTTACTTGAAGTATCTATTGGTCATGCTTTAATCTCTGAAGCCCTTTATATGGGATTGGAAAACACGGTTCAGGCTTATTTGAAAAGACTGGCAAAATGGTAG
- a CDS encoding uracil-DNA glycosylase produces MTWTEILAPIKSTEYFKTLWEKVKNEYATTKVFPPKNQIFRALELTAFDDVEVVIIGQDPYHNDYQANGLCFSVSEQVAAPPSLKNIFIELKDDLGVVRTSKELDDWGRQGVLLLNATLTVRAHSPNSHKDLGWEKFTDFIIKEISDKKENVVFVLWGAFAQKKAELIDPAKHFILKSAHPSPFSVYRGFFGSRPFSKINEYLVSKGKKPISW; encoded by the coding sequence ATGACCTGGACAGAAATTTTAGCCCCGATAAAAAGTACGGAATACTTTAAAACCCTTTGGGAAAAAGTAAAGAACGAGTATGCAACAACAAAAGTTTTTCCGCCGAAGAACCAGATTTTCAGAGCACTGGAGCTGACGGCTTTTGATGATGTAGAAGTAGTAATTATCGGGCAGGACCCTTATCATAATGATTACCAGGCCAACGGGCTGTGCTTTTCTGTTTCCGAGCAGGTGGCTGCACCGCCTTCCCTTAAAAATATTTTTATTGAACTCAAAGATGATCTGGGAGTGGTACGTACTTCCAAAGAGCTGGATGATTGGGGGAGACAAGGCGTTTTGCTGTTGAATGCTACGCTTACGGTTCGTGCACATTCACCCAATTCACACAAAGATCTGGGATGGGAAAAATTTACAGACTTTATCATTAAGGAAATTTCCGATAAAAAAGAAAATGTGGTTTTTGTATTGTGGGGCGCTTTTGCACAGAAAAAAGCCGAACTTATTGATCCGGCTAAACATTTTATTCTGAAATCGGCACACCCTTCGCCGTTCTCCGTTTACAGAGGTTTTTTTGGAAGCAGGCCTTTTTCAAAAATTAATGAATACCTGGTTTCCAAAGGGAAGAAGCCTATTTCCTGGTAG
- a CDS encoding microviridin/marinostatin family tricyclic proteinase inhibitor has protein sequence MENKNSKKKPFFATFLEKQIKDPENVKGGSITSVKIDDVTSLVKDQVIVTAALEDSVSTPLNDNVTLKYPSDGDDHVLEVEL, from the coding sequence ATGGAAAACAAAAATTCAAAGAAAAAGCCATTTTTCGCTACATTCTTAGAAAAACAGATCAAAGATCCTGAAAATGTAAAAGGAGGTTCAATTACTTCAGTAAAAATTGATGACGTTACTTCGCTTGTTAAAGACCAGGTTATTGTAACTGCAGCACTTGAAGACTCCGTAAGTACACCTCTTAACGATAATGTGACACTGAAATATCCTTCAGATGGTGATGACCATGTGCTGGAGGTAGAATTGTAG
- a CDS encoding endonuclease MutS2 — MYIDKEDLDELEFPQLLAEISPFAYSPKTREKILQLRPMEIDEAELSLKKTSEYLSSFESSNAIPFDEYEDIESELKLMLIENYRLENSAFIKIKTITEQIGKLQKFFPTMPETFPTLMEEASVLEFRKEIIEKVDKVFNRFGEVKSEASPTLKGIRTEIQHAKKAIQENFNRALTTYGQSDFLDDIRETIIDDQRVLAVKSGFKKRVPGRTLGISKTGSITYIQPDSVVKHYFKLRENEEEEKKEIDKVLRKLTAELAEFQPQLWRYQVYIFDLDLVRAKAKFADLINGVLPKINRHKTLRLKDAFHPLLWLRNKVENKTIHPQTLTLTEHNRIICISGPNAGGKSITLKTVGLLQLMIQSGILVPVHPKSEMFFFEKIMTDIGDNQSIENHLSTYSSRLKKMSGIIREADSDTLLLIDEFGTGSDPELGGALAESFMEFFYDKKSFAIITTHYTNIKLVIEQLPNAQNAAMLFNEETLEPMYKLEVGQAGSSFTFEVAEKNKIPRFIIHSAKKKVEHDIVNLDKTIVKLQQEKFEVEKLKSDLAERKESVEDKRDNLQKLNDQLQQKLFNFQKLYEEEHRKLQFGNKIEAFIDSYTKGKSRKDVVKDFVKLLEQEKFRKLGADKDESKRLQVVKRKITQQLKKEEVIEKIAETNEKLEEKRKSDRAVWMKIGQRVRITGSTSVGTIEKISRNKVIVNYGTFKTTIDADELERI, encoded by the coding sequence GTGTATATAGATAAAGAAGATTTAGACGAATTAGAGTTTCCGCAATTGCTCGCGGAAATCTCCCCATTTGCGTATTCTCCGAAAACAAGAGAAAAAATTCTTCAACTTCGTCCGATGGAAATTGACGAGGCGGAACTTTCACTGAAAAAAACCTCAGAATATCTGTCGAGTTTTGAAAGTTCAAATGCGATTCCGTTTGATGAATATGAAGATATTGAAAGTGAGCTGAAACTGATGCTGATTGAAAATTACCGTCTTGAAAACAGTGCTTTCATCAAAATCAAAACCATCACGGAACAGATCGGAAAACTGCAGAAGTTCTTTCCTACCATGCCGGAAACTTTTCCTACTCTTATGGAAGAAGCTTCAGTATTGGAATTCAGAAAAGAGATTATTGAGAAGGTAGATAAGGTTTTCAACCGCTTTGGTGAAGTAAAAAGTGAGGCTTCCCCAACTTTAAAAGGCATCAGAACTGAAATCCAGCATGCTAAAAAAGCAATTCAGGAAAATTTCAACAGGGCCCTTACCACGTATGGGCAGAGCGACTTTCTGGATGATATACGGGAAACGATTATTGATGACCAAAGGGTGTTGGCGGTAAAATCAGGATTCAAGAAAAGAGTTCCCGGAAGAACGCTTGGAATTTCCAAAACCGGTTCTATCACCTATATTCAACCGGACAGTGTGGTAAAACATTACTTTAAGCTCCGGGAGAATGAAGAGGAAGAGAAAAAGGAAATCGATAAAGTTCTGAGAAAACTTACTGCTGAACTGGCAGAGTTCCAGCCTCAGCTCTGGAGATATCAGGTGTATATTTTTGATCTTGATCTGGTAAGGGCTAAAGCTAAGTTTGCCGATCTGATCAATGGAGTTCTTCCAAAGATCAACCGCCATAAAACATTAAGATTAAAGGATGCCTTCCATCCGCTGTTATGGCTGAGAAACAAAGTGGAGAATAAAACAATCCACCCACAAACACTTACTTTAACGGAGCATAACAGGATTATCTGTATTTCCGGACCGAATGCGGGAGGAAAATCAATTACCCTGAAGACCGTTGGATTACTACAGCTGATGATTCAGAGTGGTATCCTGGTTCCTGTTCATCCGAAGTCCGAGATGTTCTTTTTCGAGAAGATCATGACCGATATCGGTGATAATCAATCCATCGAAAACCATTTGTCAACCTATTCATCAAGATTGAAGAAAATGTCCGGGATCATTCGTGAGGCAGATTCAGACACCCTTCTGCTGATTGATGAATTTGGAACCGGTTCCGATCCGGAATTGGGCGGGGCTTTGGCAGAAAGCTTCATGGAGTTTTTCTATGATAAAAAGAGTTTTGCCATTATCACCACGCACTACACCAATATAAAACTGGTAATAGAACAGCTTCCCAATGCTCAGAATGCAGCAATGCTTTTCAATGAAGAGACGCTGGAGCCGATGTATAAGCTGGAAGTAGGACAGGCAGGAAGTTCATTTACTTTTGAAGTAGCTGAGAAGAACAAAATCCCGAGGTTTATCATTCATTCTGCCAAGAAAAAGGTGGAACATGATATTGTGAACCTGGATAAAACGATTGTAAAGCTGCAGCAGGAAAAGTTCGAGGTTGAAAAACTGAAATCCGATCTTGCTGAAAGAAAAGAGTCTGTAGAAGATAAGCGTGATAACCTTCAGAAACTGAACGACCAGCTTCAGCAGAAACTGTTTAATTTCCAGAAACTGTATGAAGAAGAACACCGTAAGCTTCAGTTCGGAAACAAAATCGAAGCTTTCATCGACAGCTATACCAAAGGAAAGTCTAGAAAAGATGTTGTGAAAGACTTCGTAAAACTGCTGGAACAGGAGAAATTCAGAAAGCTTGGGGCTGACAAAGATGAATCCAAACGCCTTCAGGTCGTAAAAAGAAAGATCACCCAACAGCTTAAAAAGGAAGAGGTCATTGAAAAAATTGCCGAAACCAATGAAAAGCTTGAAGAGAAACGTAAAAGCGACCGTGCCGTATGGATGAAAATAGGTCAGCGTGTACGCATCACCGGAAGCACCAGTGTAGGAACTATTGAAAAGATCTCCAGAAACAAGGTGATTGTCAATTACGGAACCTTTAAGACGACGATTGATGCAGATGAACTTGAGAGAATTTAA